In Solanum pennellii chromosome 3, SPENNV200, a single window of DNA contains:
- the LOC107012766 gene encoding serine/threonine-protein kinase HT1-like, with protein sequence MDEEANSWIRRTKFSHTICHRLDAARLSSTPVSFQPRSITGAKTRPGTTSLNSRPDPTVKQIQQNLSTKKQRALSPLPKTKLPDTFKEARSNQRRFSTPHPQRKGHEKGIVGKLFLKDSHEKKIASSGSAISKSAAKFNDKSKSRNRKDSAWTKYFDQNGRRVTAVETTDEYTVDLSKLFLGLRFAHGAHSQLYHGIYRDEPVAVKMIKLPDDDENGALATRLENQFTREVTLLSQLHHQNVVKFVGACRKTPVFCVVTEYLSEGSLRAYLHKLEDKSLTLQKLIALALDIAHGMQYIHSQGIIHRDLKPENILIDENFHLKIADFGIACEEAYCDLLADDPGTYRWMAPEMIKRKSYGRKVDVYSFGLILWEMVAGTVPYEDMTPVQAAFAVVNKNMRPPIPGDCPLAMRTLIEQCWSLQPEKRPEFWQIVKVLEQFESSVAHDGTLNLVQNSMFHHKKGFLHWIQKLGSAHQNASSKSKSFS encoded by the exons ATGGACGAGGAAGCTAATTCTTGGATTAGGAGAACGAAATTTTCTCATACCATTTGTCATAGGTTGGATGCAGCTAGATTGTCCAGTACCCCTGTCAGTTTTCAGCCTAGAAGTATTACAGGTGCCAAAACTAGACCTGGAACGACTTCTCTCAATTCAAGACCTGATCCAACTGTTAAGCAAATTCAGCAAAACCTGAGTACAAAGAAGCAGAGGGCTTTATCCCCTCTTCCAAAAACCAAACTTCCCGATACCTTTAAGGAAGCTCGATCTAATCAGAGGAGATTTTCGACTCCACATCCTCAAAGGAAGGGACATGAGAAGGGTATTGTGGGTAAGTTGTTCCTCAAAGATTCTCATGAAAAGAAAATAGCTAGTTCTGGTTCTGCTATTTCAAAGTCAGCAGCGAAGTTCAATGACAAATCAAAGAGCCGGAACCGGAAAGATTCTGCGTGGACAAAGTACTTCGATCAAAATGGGCGCAGGGTTACGGCTGTAGAAACAACTGATGAATATACTGTTGATCTTTCCAAGCTATTTCTTGGGCTTCGATTTGCTCATGGTGCGCATAGTCAGCTTTACCATGGAATATACAGAGATGAACCTGTTGCTGTGAAAATGATAAAACTACCTGATGATGACGAAAATGGAGCTTTAGCAACTCGGTTGGAGAATCAGTTTACCAGAGAAGTTACTCTCTTGTCTCAACTCCACCATCAAAATGTCGTAAAG TTTGTAGGAGCATGCAGAAAGACACCAGTTTTTTGTGTTGTCACTGAGTATCTATCTGAGGGTTCTTTGAGAGCATACCTTCACAAGCTTGAGGACAAGTCCCTAACCTTGCAAAAACTGATTGCACTGGCCTTGGATATTGCTCATGGGATGCAATATATTCACTCACAAGGCATTATTCATAGGGATCTCAAACCGGAAAATATACTTATCGATGAGAACTTCCACCTTAAAATTGCAGATTTTGGAATTGCTTGTGAGGAAGCATATTGTGATCTTTTGGCTGATGATCCAGGTACTTACCGATGGATGGCACCTGAGATGATTAAACGAAAATCATATGGACGGAAGGTGGATGTGTATAGTTTTGGACTCATTTTATGGGAAATGGTGGCTGGAACCGTTCCTTATGAAGACATGACACCAGTACAGGCTGCTTTTGCTGTTGTGAACAAg AATATGAGACCACCTATTCCTGGGGACTGCCCTCTTGCCATGAGAACGTTGATCGAACAGTGTTGGTCTTTGCAACCAGAAAAGAGGCCTGAGTTTTGGCAGATCGTGAAGGTACTGGAGCAGTTTGAATCTTCAGTTGCGCATGATGGGACTCTGAATCTAGTACAAAATTCAATGTTTCATCACAAGAAGGGGTTCCTTCATTGGATCCAAAAACTTGGATCCGCACATCAAAATGCTTCATCAAAGTCCAAGTCTTTCTCATGA